The Thiorhodovibrio litoralis genome includes a window with the following:
- a CDS encoding AMP-binding protein: MDAEFAARQVRNPLLDAAGWQMFRCLHEHPQAPHWNYQVGDRLQAEDLPALHAYRQRIARDRPRWQPGPPDWLLTWIERLRPQVPLWRERLPAGFDLRRDWVHIPTTCREDIASRIEHLVPQDAELSRLIVYETNGTSTGHALDVPNHPAAVALNHPLLEFALARHGVRPQFDAQHVACVNVGAEARTVTFATVFAAWNNAGFAKINLHEASWTRDQASRFFAEVQPDFLTGDPVAFAVYADWAIDYQPKAFVSTATRLSEKLKQELHARYGCPVIDFYSTTETGPIAYAGPADDGLGGDGFSQLPPDLYLEVLDPDGDPAPPGELGEITVSGGRNPYLPLLRYRTGDYARLEPAGNPDDPAPRLLDLHARQPVLFRALSGAPVHPLDIAYVLRTQAWVQHELLQRPDGSLRLRIRPGLATRIDRPTLHAGFEALFGKQPLEIIEDPELGGDRPGGKVLAYRSELSRV; the protein is encoded by the coding sequence ATGGACGCCGAATTCGCCGCCCGCCAGGTACGCAACCCACTGCTCGACGCCGCCGGCTGGCAGATGTTTCGCTGTCTGCACGAGCACCCACAGGCACCGCACTGGAACTACCAGGTCGGCGATCGCCTGCAGGCCGAGGACTTGCCGGCACTGCACGCCTATCGCCAACGGATTGCGCGGGATCGGCCGCGCTGGCAGCCCGGTCCGCCCGACTGGCTGCTGACCTGGATCGAGCGGCTGCGGCCTCAGGTGCCGCTGTGGCGCGAGCGCCTGCCGGCGGGCTTTGACCTGCGCCGCGATTGGGTGCATATCCCGACGACCTGCCGCGAGGACATCGCCAGCCGCATCGAGCATCTGGTGCCTCAGGATGCCGAGCTTTCGCGACTGATCGTCTACGAGACCAACGGCACCAGCACCGGCCATGCCCTCGACGTGCCCAATCATCCGGCGGCGGTGGCGCTGAACCACCCGCTGCTAGAGTTCGCCCTGGCCCGGCATGGCGTACGGCCCCAGTTCGATGCCCAGCACGTCGCCTGCGTTAATGTCGGTGCCGAGGCGCGCACCGTCACCTTCGCCACTGTCTTTGCCGCCTGGAATAACGCAGGGTTCGCCAAGATCAACCTGCACGAGGCGAGCTGGACCCGCGACCAGGCAAGCCGCTTCTTTGCCGAGGTCCAGCCCGATTTCCTGACCGGCGATCCGGTGGCTTTCGCAGTCTATGCCGACTGGGCTATCGATTATCAGCCCAAAGCCTTCGTCTCTACCGCCACCCGCCTGTCCGAAAAGCTCAAGCAGGAGCTGCATGCGCGCTACGGCTGCCCGGTCATCGATTTCTACTCCACCACCGAGACCGGCCCCATCGCCTATGCCGGGCCCGCTGATGACGGCCTCGGCGGCGACGGCTTCAGCCAGTTGCCGCCGGATCTCTACCTGGAGGTGCTCGACCCGGACGGCGACCCGGCGCCCCCGGGTGAACTCGGCGAGATTACCGTCAGTGGCGGTCGCAATCCCTACCTGCCGCTGTTGCGCTACCGCACCGGTGATTACGCCCGGCTCGAGCCCGCAGGCAACCCAGATGATCCGGCGCCGCGCCTGCTCGATCTGCACGCGCGCCAGCCTGTGCTGTTCCGCGCCTTGAGCGGCGCGCCGGTGCATCCCCTAGACATCGCCTACGTGCTCCGCACTCAGGCATGGGTTCAGCACGAACTGCTGCAACGGCCCGACGGCTCCCTGCGCCTAAGGATCCGCCCGGGCCTGGCGACTCGCATCGACCGGCCGACGTTGCACGCAGGTTTCGAGGCCCTGTTCGGCAAGCAGCCGCTGGAGATCATTGAAGATCCAGAGCTGGGCGGCGACCGCCCCGGCGGCAAGGTGCTGGCCTATCGTTCGGAACTGTCGCGAGTTTGA